The proteins below come from a single Thalassotalea ponticola genomic window:
- the yihA gene encoding ribosome biogenesis GTP-binding protein YihA/YsxC yields MTTTDVNLHVAQFILSAPDIRKLPDDTGVEVAFAGRSNAGKSSALNTLTNQKSLARTSKTPGRTQLINVFDIRDNRRLIDLPGYGFAKVPLEMKKKWQKSLAEYLEKRESLKGLVVLMDIRHPLKDLDVDLIQWADDCNLPVLALLTKADKLKSGKRSAEVLKVKKQCKDLHSNIKVIGFSSLTKVGLEQATGVISDWFNAFADDADDADDADDEAEQAAEL; encoded by the coding sequence TTGACAACCACAGACGTAAACCTTCATGTCGCACAGTTTATCTTAAGTGCGCCCGATATTCGTAAACTGCCGGATGATACTGGGGTAGAAGTTGCATTTGCGGGACGCTCTAATGCCGGCAAATCAAGCGCTTTGAATACGCTGACCAACCAAAAGTCCCTAGCCCGAACCAGTAAAACCCCTGGTCGAACCCAGCTTATTAACGTGTTTGATATTCGCGATAACCGTCGCCTAATCGACTTGCCAGGTTACGGCTTTGCCAAAGTACCGTTGGAAATGAAAAAGAAATGGCAAAAGTCGCTAGCCGAATATCTAGAAAAGCGAGAAAGCTTAAAGGGTTTGGTGGTATTGATGGATATCCGTCACCCTTTGAAAGATTTGGATGTTGATTTAATTCAATGGGCCGATGACTGTAACTTGCCGGTGTTAGCCTTACTGACTAAGGCTGATAAATTAAAATCAGGTAAGCGCAGCGCAGAAGTATTAAAGGTCAAAAAGCAGTGTAAGGATTTACACAGCAATATTAAGGTGATCGGTTTTTCTTCGTTAACTAAGGTCGGCTTAGAGCAAGCGACGGGCGTTATTAGCGATTGGTTTAATGCGTTTGCCGACGATGCCGACGATGCCGACGATGCCGACGACGAAGCAGAGCAAGCAGCCGAGCTTTAA
- a CDS encoding cytochrome c, with protein sequence MAKKPSAEKLTFVGDVEAGKAKSMVCAACHGADGNQPLPNHPKLAGQHEQYLAKQLHDFKSGARDNAIMAGQVAALTDEDMQNLAAYFASQKLTATAAEENALGKKLYQGGDAARGITACIACHGTDGKGAGLAGFPKVGSQTADYLKLQLEQFRSGKRNNDMNGMMSNIAVKLTDEDIAALAQYMASLK encoded by the coding sequence GTGGCTAAAAAGCCTTCAGCTGAAAAATTAACGTTTGTTGGCGATGTTGAAGCAGGCAAAGCCAAATCGATGGTTTGTGCTGCGTGTCATGGTGCTGATGGTAACCAGCCATTGCCAAATCACCCGAAACTTGCTGGTCAACACGAACAATACCTTGCAAAGCAGTTACATGATTTCAAATCAGGTGCTCGTGATAACGCTATTATGGCAGGTCAAGTAGCCGCTTTAACTGACGAAGACATGCAAAATCTTGCCGCGTACTTCGCTAGCCAAAAATTAACAGCTACAGCTGCTGAAGAAAACGCTTTGGGTAAAAAATTATATCAAGGTGGTGATGCTGCACGAGGCATTACAGCATGTATCGCTTGTCACGGAACCGATGGTAAAGGTGCTGGCCTAGCTGGTTTCCCTAAAGTTGGTAGCCAAACAGCCGATTACCTCAAACTGCAATTAGAGCAGTTCCGCAGTGGTAAGCGCAACAACGACATGAATGGCATGATGAGTAACATTGCAGTGAAACTTACCGATGAAGACATCGCTGCTCTAGCGCAATACATGGCGTCACTGAAGTAA
- a CDS encoding RimK/LysX family protein, protein MNRLLIGNIELCSLPDLGISDLPVRIDTGAKTSSLHVDNINVVTKFGKPQVNFDLHPDIYNLDKTVKCSAPLHDSRRIKSSNGVSEQRCVIITRLRLGIEEWPIELTLSNREEMTYMMLLGRQGMGDRVYVDPSATFLIENT, encoded by the coding sequence ATGAATAGATTACTTATTGGTAATATTGAGCTTTGTAGCTTGCCCGATTTGGGGATTTCAGATTTACCGGTGCGCATCGATACAGGTGCAAAAACATCGTCGCTTCACGTTGATAACATTAACGTGGTAACCAAATTTGGTAAGCCTCAAGTTAATTTTGATCTACATCCTGATATTTATAATCTCGATAAAACGGTAAAGTGCTCGGCACCACTTCACGATTCGCGACGTATCAAATCGTCAAACGGTGTAAGCGAACAACGTTGCGTGATCATTACCCGATTGCGGCTGGGCATTGAAGAATGGCCTATAGAGCTGACATTGAGCAATCGCGAAGAAATGACGTATATGATGTTACTCGGCCGTCAAGGGATGGGCGATCGCGTGTATGTTGACCCCAGCGCTACATTTTTAATTGAAAACACCTAA